A window of the Verrucomicrobiota bacterium genome harbors these coding sequences:
- a CDS encoding arylsulfatase, translated as MNCFLAFTRAIAAISGVAFAVSPALHAAPAGKPNIIFILADDLGYGDLGCYGQKLIQTPNLDRMAREGMRFTQFYAGSTVCAPSRSVLMTGQHTGHTRVRGNAGAGNPLAQSLRTGDMTVARMLKSPGYSTALIGKWGLGDEGDAAVGMPTRQGFDYFFGYLNQHHAHNYWPAYLFRAEQRVPLRNEVPGGDPSNLAAARFGRGWAGKKVDYSHDLLAEDALKWVETQKDRPFFLYLALTTPHANNEATRGTGNGQEVPDLGIYADKDWTPQNKGQAAMITRMDRDVGRLFESLKRLGLDEKTLVLFSSDNGHHREGGNDPEFFDANGPLNGMKRSLTDGGIRVPFLARWPGRIKPGSVSPHVGYFGDFLATAAELSGAQISPPHDSISFVPALLGDLAKQPKHAALYWEFHEGGFSQAVLMDGRWKAIRMRRQDAPVQLFDLAGDIGETTNLAADNPGLVARANELFKSARTDSPDWPIRDGAAGGAKQKGKP; from the coding sequence ATGAACTGCTTCCTCGCCTTCACGCGTGCCATCGCCGCGATTTCAGGTGTCGCCTTCGCCGTTTCGCCCGCGCTTCACGCCGCGCCCGCGGGCAAGCCCAACATCATCTTCATCCTCGCTGACGACCTCGGCTACGGTGATCTCGGTTGCTACGGGCAGAAGCTCATCCAGACGCCGAACCTCGACCGCATGGCGCGCGAGGGGATGCGCTTCACCCAGTTCTACGCGGGCTCGACGGTGTGCGCGCCGTCACGCTCGGTGCTCATGACCGGCCAGCACACCGGCCACACGCGCGTCCGCGGCAACGCGGGCGCGGGCAACCCGCTCGCGCAATCGCTCCGCACGGGCGACATGACGGTCGCGCGCATGCTCAAGTCGCCGGGCTACTCCACCGCGCTCATCGGCAAGTGGGGACTCGGCGACGAGGGCGACGCGGCCGTCGGCATGCCCACGCGGCAGGGCTTCGACTACTTCTTCGGCTACCTCAACCAGCATCACGCGCACAACTACTGGCCCGCTTACCTCTTCCGCGCCGAGCAGCGCGTGCCGCTTCGCAATGAAGTTCCCGGCGGCGACCCGTCGAACCTTGCCGCCGCGCGCTTCGGCCGCGGCTGGGCCGGGAAGAAAGTGGACTACAGCCACGACCTGCTCGCCGAGGACGCGCTCAAGTGGGTGGAGACGCAAAAGGACCGCCCGTTCTTCCTCTACCTCGCGCTCACGACACCGCACGCGAACAACGAAGCCACGCGCGGCACCGGCAACGGGCAGGAAGTCCCCGACCTCGGCATCTACGCCGACAAGGACTGGACTCCGCAGAACAAGGGCCAGGCCGCGATGATCACGCGCATGGACCGCGACGTGGGCCGGCTGTTCGAGTCGCTGAAGCGCCTCGGCCTCGACGAGAAGACCCTCGTGCTGTTCAGCTCCGACAACGGGCACCATCGCGAAGGCGGCAACGACCCGGAGTTCTTCGATGCCAACGGCCCGCTCAACGGCATGAAGCGCAGCCTCACCGACGGCGGCATCCGCGTGCCCTTCCTCGCCCGCTGGCCGGGGCGCATCAAGCCCGGCTCCGTCTCGCCGCACGTGGGCTACTTCGGCGACTTCCTCGCGACAGCCGCGGAGTTGAGCGGCGCGCAGATTTCCCCGCCGCACGACAGCATCAGCTTCGTGCCCGCGCTGCTTGGGGACTTGGCGAAGCAGCCCAAGCACGCCGCGCTCTACTGGGAATTCCACGAAGGCGGCTTCAGCCAGGCGGTGCTGATGGACGGCCGCTGGAAAGCCATCCGCATGCGGCGACAGGATGCGCCGGTGCAGCTCTTCGACCTTGCGGGCGACATTGGCGAAACGACGAATCTCGCCGCTGACAACCCCGGGTTGGTCGCCCGCGCGAACGAGTTGTTCAAGTCCGCACGCACCGACTCACCCGACTGGCCCATCCGCGACGGCGCGGCGGGTGGCGCGAAACAGAAGGGAAAGCCGTGA
- a CDS encoding membrane dipeptidase, with translation MNRMPYRRLPAALAFAACLVSSTAVLVAADKPRDTTDARLRQILREDPLIDGHNDIPWQYRLRANDLGAIDLAGDTRTLKRPLSTDIPRLRRGGVGGVFWSVYVPVTLRGEAAVRATFEQIDVVHRLCAKHPDALELVRKADDIERIHRAGRIASLIGMEGGHSIDNSLGNLRKMHALGARYMSLTHAANTDWADAATDEPRARGLTAFGEDVVREMNRLGMLVDLSHVSKPTMLAAMTVSKAPVIFSHSSARALCDHPRNVDDETLRLLRENGGVIMINFFPGYLVPAHAAYAEKLRVERKRLQGIHGDNFSALDDGLAEWRQANPPPPNATLGDVADHLDHVLKVAGEDHVGLGSDFDGITYAPKGLEDVSCYPALFAELQRRRWTRDEMKKLAGRNILRVMHVAERVAQEQSAK, from the coding sequence ATGAACCGCATGCCCTACCGTCGCCTGCCCGCGGCTTTGGCGTTCGCCGCTTGCCTGGTTTCGTCCACCGCCGTGCTCGTCGCGGCGGACAAGCCACGCGACACCACCGACGCCCGGCTTCGACAGATTCTCCGCGAAGACCCGCTCATCGACGGCCACAACGACATCCCGTGGCAATACCGGCTCCGCGCGAACGACCTCGGCGCCATCGATCTCGCGGGCGACACGCGAACGCTGAAGCGCCCGCTCTCCACCGACATTCCCCGCTTGCGGCGCGGCGGAGTCGGCGGCGTATTCTGGTCCGTTTACGTGCCGGTCACGCTCCGCGGCGAAGCGGCGGTGCGCGCCACATTCGAGCAGATTGATGTCGTCCACCGCCTCTGCGCGAAGCACCCCGACGCCTTGGAACTCGTCCGCAAAGCCGACGACATCGAGCGCATCCACCGCGCCGGCCGCATCGCCTCGCTCATCGGCATGGAAGGCGGCCACTCGATTGACAACTCGCTCGGCAACCTCCGCAAGATGCACGCGCTCGGCGCGCGTTACATGTCGCTCACGCACGCCGCCAACACCGACTGGGCAGACGCCGCGACCGATGAGCCCCGCGCCCGCGGCCTCACGGCGTTTGGCGAGGACGTCGTCCGCGAGATGAACCGCCTCGGCATGCTCGTGGATCTCTCGCACGTTTCCAAGCCCACCATGCTCGCCGCGATGACGGTGTCGAAGGCGCCCGTCATCTTCTCGCACTCAAGCGCGCGCGCCCTTTGCGACCATCCGCGCAACGTGGACGACGAGACGCTTCGCCTCCTCCGCGAAAACGGTGGCGTCATCATGATCAACTTCTTCCCCGGCTACCTTGTGCCCGCCCACGCCGCGTATGCCGAGAAACTCCGCGTCGAGCGGAAGCGCCTGCAGGGAATCCACGGCGACAACTTCTCCGCGCTCGACGACGGCCTTGCCGAGTGGCGTCAGGCCAACCCGCCACCGCCGAACGCCACGCTGGGCGACGTGGCCGACCATCTCGACCATGTGCTGAAAGTCGCGGGCGAAGACCACGTCGGACTCGGCTCGGACTTCGACGGCATCACGTATGCGCCCAAGGGACTCGAGGACGTCTCGTGCTACCCGGCGCTCTTCGCGGAGTTGCAGCGCCGCCGCTGGACACGCGACGAAATGAAGAAGCTCGCCGGCCGCAACATCCTCCGCGTGATGCACGTCGCCGAGCGCGTCGCGCAAGAACAGTCCGCGAAGTGA